In Labrys monachus, the genomic stretch TCCCTCGGTGTCGAGCTTGCGCGCCAGTTCGCCGAGGTAGCTGTATCCGGAATACCATATATCGGGCAAATTTCCGGTGATCGCCGACCGCATGATCCGCTGTTGGCCGTCGGTATAACTGGCGGCCGGCGCAAGGAAGTTGATCTTGATATCCGGGTGCAGTTTCATGAACTCTGCCGCGAGCGGCTCGTGAAACCGTTTATGCGAGGGCCAGGCATATTGCACGTTGAGCGTCACCGTTTCGGCAAGGCTCATCGCCGGGGCGAAGGCGAGGGCTGCGACACAGCCTGCTGCCAAGGCAGTCATCCATCTGGACATAGGTCATCGTCTCCTGACATTCCTGCGGAGTTGCGGCGGGATCACCCCGGCCCCCTCGGCCGGGCTGAAGTGGTGGTGGCGTCTATCGGAGGCCCGTCATGGTCAGGCCTCGGACGAATTGGCGCTGCGCGACGAGGAAAATGATCATGACGGGCAGGACGGTGACGATGGCCCCGGCCATGAGGGATCCATAGTCGGTGCCGACGTCGCCATCGCGGAAGAACAGCATGCCGAGCGGCGGCGTCGCCATTGTTTCCGATGATACGACGATCAGAGGCCAGTACAGGTCGTTCCAGTGCGCCGTGATTGAGAAGATCGCAAATGCGGCGATCACCGGCTTGGCGGACGGTACGATCAGCCTGGCCATGATTTCGATTTCACTGAAGCCGTCGAGACGGGCCGCCTGAATGATTTCGTCGGGGAATGATTTGAACTGCTGGCGCAGAAGAAAAATGGCGAAAGGCGAGACCGCAAACGGAAAAATGAGGGAAAAATAACTGTCGAGCGCACCCATATAGGCGAGCGCGATATAGATCGGCAGCATCGGAACTTGAATGGGCACGCACAGCGCAGCAACCACGGCACCGAACATCAGCTTGCTGCCGCGAAAGTCGAATTTCGCCAAAGCATAGGCGCAGGGTACGGCAACGGCCAGCTGAAGCACGAGCAGACACGTCACGACGACGGCGCCGTTCAGCAGGAACCGGGCCATCGGAACGCTCTGGAAGGCGCGGCGAAAATTGTCGAACAGGAAACTCAGATCGTGCGGAAGGCCGAAC encodes the following:
- a CDS encoding carbohydrate ABC transporter permease, producing MGIRAKITPAKFSAIGAHAILILIAGVVLLPYLWMLLTAMRAPAEIFSSPFGLPHDLSFLFDNFRRAFQSVPMARFLLNGAVVVTCLLVLQLAVAVPCAYALAKFDFRGSKLMFGAVVAALCVPIQVPMLPIYIALAYMGALDSYFSLIFPFAVSPFAIFLLRQQFKSFPDEIIQAARLDGFSEIEIMARLIVPSAKPVIAAFAIFSITAHWNDLYWPLIVVSSETMATPPLGMLFFRDGDVGTDYGSLMAGAIVTVLPVMIIFLVAQRQFVRGLTMTGLR